One Argentina anserina chromosome 6, drPotAnse1.1, whole genome shotgun sequence genomic window, TCTCGATCACTTGATTTGTTAAGATAACCTCATAGATGTTGGTCCAAATACTAACCGCCTAAATGTACTAAACTCGTAATAAAAATTGAGGTGGCCTGCTATTTCATTCTCgagattaaaaataaatatgataTTCCTTTGGTAAAAATGGTTTGTCTATCATCACTATGGTGCACCGATGCATCTCATTTCATTAACGATTAAACTTCTATGACCTCACTCACCAGCAGCGGAGCCATGACTTGATCTTAGGGAGGTTCAACTATTAAGTACCGAATCATCAATCATAagttgaaaaataaaagataatagGGGGCaacattaattataaaaatgctTTTAGGGGATCTAATCAAAATAATTTCACTATATAATTACTATACTTAGGGATGGCAATGGGGAGGAGAGAGTTAGGGGATTGAAAAACCATATCCATACCCAAGTCCGTTTATATCCTCGTACCCGTCCCGATCCTCGTAATAGGATATTGGGTATTTCCTGTACCCATACTCTTAGCGGGATTAAGTTCTTATACCCGCCCTAATATCTGTTAAtagtaatttattttaatattaaaaaatttcaataaaGTGCACGAAATATAAAAAGACTGAAAGAAAAGTCAAAtatcataataaaattatctTTTTACGTCAAAAATTGTTGTACGTgcaaataatcacaaaatatattttgatattttgatatttatttaatttatctataaatttatttgagtgaaattatattaattaattatattaaatatataatatattaatggGTGGGTATGGAGATGAGAATCGAAATACCATTCATGCCCCTTACCCGTTTCCGCTATCCTAATAGCATGGATCCCCGTATTGGTTACCCAATTTTACCTGAAACACTCCCCCATTAGGCTCGAATACCCAGCGAGTAGGGTTGTCATCCCTAACTATACTTGACAAAATTACATATAATATATGGAAATTTTAGGAAAATTAGGGCGGGTCCGGGCCCGGATGGGCCTACATGTTGCTCCGCCACTGTCACggtaaaatagtaaattttaCGTTAAAAAGGTAAGTATATTCGCGTTCTCTTTATCGTAAACTTTTACCATTTCTGTTGATTTTACGGTAAAAGAGAACGCGCCTCTGTCATATCGTGTAACGCGTTTTATAGAAACTTCTGGGAAACAAACCTCGCGTCTCTCTATATAAGTTGTGGGTATGAGAGAACTCCCACACATCTAATCACACCAAAATATCCACAAGCTTTTTGATAATTAGAACCACAGAGACTTCTAGGGTTCTAGAACAAGAGGGTTTAAGATCCTAACACAGTCTACTCGTcgtcggagagagagagatagatgGGAGGTTGCTTTTCCGATATTAAAGGTGGCAAGCAAGCCATCGGTGGAGCCCAGGAGAGGCCGATCAACCGCGACGGTGACGTAAACGACGCCGTTGAGCTCTTTAACCGCTCCCGCGGGGTTTATCCACTCCACACGCAACTAGAGGTGACCTGCATTGCCATCTTCAGTTTTAGCCCCAATTTCACTGTTGCTAATTTTGGCCCGTATAAACCCTACAATCTTTGATCTCCGAATTTCGTTCTTTTCTTGTTTGATTCATGCGATTTTTCTGTAGCTGTTCTTGTATAACTAGAaaagaaatatttttttttaataaaaacaaTCCGTGGAGGTTGAAATTCGTGGAGGTAGATATAAATATAGGTGAACAGTTCTGGGTAGTAGAGAAGAAGCTAGTCTCAATTTTTATAAGTTATTTAGCGCAGTAGTTTAATTAAACCACGTACCCTTTTGTTCACTGTTTCTGATGGGAAAGCTGAAGACCAAGATTCTTAGACTTCATAATTTTCAATATTGATGGGTTATGTGCAATACCCAGTCACCCATGAGTCATCTTCAATgttcaaaatgaaaatttaaacacgattcacttcttatatatataatatgggTTTGCCCTGTAAACAACGACTTTGACAATACTTGAGTTTTCTTGAGTAATTGGTGTATTACTAAAGTTGATTGAGTACTGCGCCGTGTCGTGTGTACGAGGAAATGATTTGGGAGGGACTTAACGCTAGTAagattctaattttgttttgttgataTGAGTTGTATATTATGCATTGatgtatattagaattttccTAAAAATACAGTACAAAAGCCATAGATTTGGCCTTAGAAGTATTGTTTTGTCACTTGCTGGTGTGAGACAAGTCAAAGTATTGTGCTACTTAGGAAAGCAACTTTTCCAAATAGATGTCTGAGAAAAATGTAGATATACTTGGTTTCAACCACGAGAATTTCAATTTTGCCAACAGTGCCTTTTCCATTTtgtctccttttctttttccttcccCTTTTCCATCAACTACATTGTTTCAATTggtgtgtgcgtgtgtgtgtAAATGGGTATCAACTGGCTAGAGGTGGTTATTGCTACTCCCAGAGGATTCATTATGCACTACTGCACCGAGCTTTAACGAGCAAAGAACCAATAAGTTTGACagagaaataaaaacaatgtGAAACTTGCTGACAAATGAAGCTGTAGTGAGCAACATGTTTGTTCCCACTATGAAGTATAATGCTCAATACAATTTACCATCTAATCTTATATACTTCATAAATCAAGTGCCTGAAGATTAAAATGGCATACATATCATGAATGTGTTGAGTCTGGTGTCTTTGTCCTATTAATGAAACTATTTATGAGCTTTATTAATGTGCTTGGATGCTTCTCttgttttttcttaatttgaaatttaatcTTGTATTTCGATTTTGTGCCACAGTTATCCTTGTCGGCTACAAACTTGCTTGATCGTGACATTACATCAAAGGTATGCGTATGTCAAATGTTACCTTCTAATGTAGTGGTGATTATTAGCTAGCTTAAGCATTTTTCAGTGATAAATTTCTGAAACTGTTAATCCTGGGTATCTAAAATATTGCGGCTGTAAGAATGTAATATGAGCAAAACCTGTGTATCTTGTTGTTGCTTGTCAAATTGTAATCGCTACTAGCCTTACACATAGAAGGACCATCTTAGTTTCACTCAATGAAATCTATattatatgtatttgtatagCATTTTCACACGGGCTATGTGTAATGGTGAGAAATTGTTCTCTTAacatcttttgttttgtttcagaGTGATCCCATGGTGGTGGCTTATGTAAAGACAGCAGACGGTAAGCTAAAGGAACTAGGGAGAACTGAAGTAATATTGAATAATTTGAGTCCAGCGTGGATTGAGAAAATCCCAGTAGCATATCATTTCGAGGTTGTGCAGCAATTGATGTAAGTTTCTCATATTCCTTTCCTAAGCTGCATTTCAGCTGCACTGGTTTAATTAGGCTGCTTGCCTGACCACCTTTTCTTGTTTGTGTTACAACCCAGATTCCAAGTCTATGATGTCGATACAAAGTATCACAATGTAAATGTAAAGGTATTGCCACAGAGCTTTCTTTGAACGCAATTCTGAATTTTTATAACCTTAGGAAGTCAGAATTTACTTAGGAAGCCTATTTTTCAGGTATTGAACCATGAATGTGCAGTAAATTGCTTATTTCTTGGAGATAACCTTAGGAAGCCTAGCATTGTAgacgtgtgtgtgtgtgtgtgtgtgtgtgtgtgtgtgtgtgtgcgcggACACGTTCACTTGTTAATCATCTCATGGTTGCATCGCAGACATTGAAGTTGGAAGATCAAGACTTTCTTGGGGAAGGCAGTTGCGTTCTTTCAGAGGTAATTCGCTATCATAGGGTATTTCATTGAGCTGGTTCAAAGATGCTAttgtaattttcaatttttttcatctaTATTTCAATGATGTTTTTACATCATTTTGCAAATGCTAATATATATTGTGTTCTGCGCGTGTTCTCTTCTGATTGCAGATAGTAACCAAACAAAATCGAAGCTTGACCTTGAATCTGAATAACAGAAGTGGGCGTGGAAGAAACTTAGGAACACTTACTGTCCATGCTGAAGAGACTATGGCTTCCAAGAGTGTTGTTGAGATAAAATTTCGTTGTTCCCAATTGGAAAATGTTGACCTCTTCTCTAAAAGTGTATGTGTCATGAAACAAAATCTTAAGATCTTTTTGCTTAatacattcttcttctttttggttgagtaattcatatatatttttgactTCTTTACTGTAGGATCCATTCTTAAGAGTCTCTAGAATTGTTGAGAGTGGCGGTTCTGTTCCAATTTGCAAGACTGAAGTAGTAGATAACAATTTAaatccaatttggaagccccTATCCCTGAGTATGCAGCAGTTTGGAAGCAAGGTAAGCTTGCTGGTTCTGCTTACCTGTTGAACAAGCTAGTAGTTTGACTAATAgggtaaaaaattcatataaCTTGAATTTTGGTGCAGGATAATCCATTAGACATCGAATGCTTTGATTTCAACAGCAATGGCAATCATGTCCTTATCGGGTATTTATTTATTGGATAATCAATTctaagtttttctttttgcacTTCATTCTCAAGTTTGTGTATTTGCCTGCACAAGAAATAATACCAACCTTTTTGAATTTACCTGTTTGTCGTATTTAGGAAACTTCAAAAATCTGTGGCAGACCTGGAGAAATTATACAAAGAAAGAAGTGGGGTGAATTTCATCATTCCTTCTTCTCATGGTCGTGAAAAGGTGTTTATTCATacttaattatatttatatatacactCTTAGCATACAGGTCAATTTACTGACTGTTCCATTGTAATATGGTGTTGTAGGTTTCAAAGGGTCAGTTGTTTGTGGATCAATTCATTGAGAAGCAGCAATTTAGCTTTCTCGATTATATTTCTAGTGGATTCGAGCTTAACTTCATGGTTGCTGTTGACTTTACGGGTAAACAAtgtgtggttttttttttcactattTATCATTTCCAACGTATGTGCATGCCTTGATACTCAATTTTCTCACAGCTTCAAATAGAGATCCTCGACAAAATGATTCATTGCACTACATTGATCCGTATGGCCGGTTGAATTCTTACCAGAAGGTGAGCCAATTATGGTGCTTCAATAGCTAACAGTTCGGCagtgtttttactttttagtaGTAAACAAAATTCTTCTAATAAATGCAAGATTTTGTGCCTTCATTTAATGAAATAACCTTATAAGCTAGATTTCTTCTGTGAGTATGGTTGAGTGGTATGATCTCCAAatataatcaattatattatttgCAGGCCATAACGGAAGTTGGTGAAGTTATTCAGTTCTATGATGCTGATAAACGTTTTCCTGCTTGGGGCTTTGGAGGAAGGATAGGTGGAGGGCCTGTGTCGCACTGTTTTAACTTGGATGGAACTGCTACTGGCTTTGAGGTAAAACAAGAGTCTGGTTCCTCGCATATGGCTTCAATCTCTTATTTGAAACTTATATACCAACCAGTATCTCTCTTATGGTGCATGgttgttttcttaatatagGTTGAAGGAGTTCAAGGCATAATGACTGCTTATGCCAGTGCCCTACAGAATGTTGCTCTCTCAGGACCCACTTTGTTTGGCCCAGTGGTTAATAAGGCTGCAGAGATTGCTGGCCGTTCTCTATTTCAGAACCACAATAAGTACTATGTGTTGCTGATCATAACGGTAAGAGAAGGATGTATTTTATTTGCAAGTTTTTGTTTAATGTGATCTCTTTTATTGTAATGACACAAATGCCATCTTTATAGGATGGGATCCTTACAGACCTCCAGGAAACAACAGATGCTTTGGTGAGGGCATCTGATCTTCCCTTCTCAGTTCTAATAGTTGGAGTAGGAACTGCAGATTTCAAACAAATGGAGGTATGCTCGTCTTGTTTAATGAAAACTCATATTCTCCTTATGCTACCTATGTTGGGATTTCAACAGCTGGGATTTGATTTCTTTGTCCTAAAAGCATGTCTGGATCTTGTGTGGCAGATTCTCGATGCTGACGATGGACAACGGTTAACAAGTTCAACAGGTCGTGTGGCTACAAGAGACATTGTACAGTTTGTTCCCATGAGAGATGTGCAGAGTAAGTCCTGAATATCTCTATTTTTCCTCCCCGCAACATTGAACCATGTCTGAAATATGGGTAGAATCTATTTATTCGCACTTACGACAAAAATGATTCTAATAGGTGGGCGCATTTCTGTAGTTCAATCGCTTCTGGAAGAGCTGCCTGGACAGTTCTTGAGTTACATGCGCTGCAGGGACATCAAGCCTCTCACTTTCAATGCAACCCAACCATGTTCGCCACAACTTTAGAACAGCACGATCACAACATCCCAAGGTTGGTGGAAATATGTAGTTAGATATTAAGCAATGACTAGTTAGCAACTATGTCTGCCTTTCAAGAGCAGGACTTAGCAATTACATCTTTAGGATCTAAAGTCTcacgaattttttttatttttatttttgggagGAAGTCTCACAGATTTCAAAAGGAATTGATCGATATTAACATGATTTAACAGGAAATAATTCATGTCATTGGTGGTGTCATCAGAGATGCTCAAGGTCGTTTTGTAGCAGTTTTTGCTAAACCAGTAGCCATCACTGCCTCACCTAAGCAGTGTGAACTTCTTGCTATCAGGGGAGGCATAGATCTGTTGTGTACCTTAAATTTGAATCATGCTCTCATTGAGAGTGACTCCATGGAAGCTATTTCTGAAGCCACTGCAGATGATCATGCTCTGCTTGCAAATGGAGGTATTGTCGATGACATTCAGCAAACTTGGAAGCATTTAACTAATGTTAGGCTTAAACATTGTAATAGAGCAAGCAATTTCGCTGCTCATAGACTTGCAGCTGTAGGTTATGAAGCTGCTTATGCTACTACTTGGATTTTTTTAGCAAGCTCCTAGGATCATTCTAGATGTGCTTGCGAAAGATTGTACCCCTTCTTCTGCCTAAAGTCTTTAATGAAAGCTTtcccattaaaaaaaaaggaaatagttCATGTGAATTACAAATCTCGCAGAATCTTTTATTTTCGTTTAGAACATTAATTGGTTTGATAAGGTTTTTAGATAGATTTTGTAAATAGAGCGCTccccagttttttttttcgataaatAGAGAGCTCCCCAGGTTGATTTtgcaatttattttttcacgGGCAGTATCTATTTGGTCTGCATGTTTGAGGAAAGCtgtgggtttttttttatttaacaaaTGAGTTGGACAAAAAAATCTAACTTCCTATGTTTGATAAACTCCAACAAAGAGGATAAACAAAAGTTCAATCCGGCATGTGTacacccacacatgcaaaaccataGATATAAAAACTCCTAGCAAATAGCAAACCCTCAGTCAAGaaacatttaattaaatgATGGGATGAAGCTGGTAACATTGGCAGAATTGTGAGATaccaaaaatagagaaaatagacatatcatgatgcttcttgtaaaaatgaaatgaatgCAGAGCAGACTCTTTGAACAATTCCAAAGTCATAGTGAttcaaataaaccaaattagattgTAGGAGACTAGAAACTAAAGttgacgtttaggttttgggaacgctgaaacaccaacaccattaaacacttcatcaaggGTACTCCAAGGCGAGaatgaattgagaaaatagaaggcaaactcatttccataaagccacaatttcataacaatgcaaaagaagatgtgtaCCTGATTCCGCATCACTTCCACAAAAGAAGCAACAAGATGAAAAACTGTGGGTTTGACTGCTTAGAAAGTATTTCTCAATAATCTTTCTTGGAATCATTGCTGTTAGTCCACCTGATtgtctcaactctcaagtaTAGAAAGATGAATTTCCATGTAAAACTCTTCTTCAGCTAAATTTATTGAAAACACGTTTATTTGTTGACACGCTTTTTGGTTTTTACCGACGCGAGTCAAACATCGCAGAAGTGCTTGATTATTTGCAAATAAACGGAAGTAATTCATATGCACTACAAAACGATGGAATGATCAAAATTGGTTTGATAATTTTCGCCTGAGATCAAATCAACGAGAAAACACGAGGGTATAATTTGGCTAAAATGCAAGCTCCGCGGTATTCAAAATGAGATCATACAGACAAGTGCATgtaccctttttttttcactgtCAAACGTTGGCCTTTTCATAGCCCTCCAACATTTTAGTTAATCACATTCTTTACAACATTGTGTCAACATACAATCAAGTATCTGAATTCTACAAGTTTAATTGAGAAACCGAAATGAATACATTCACCATTCAGGCATACGGGTGATGTCTATAGCGATCCTTCTCCCTTGAAGAATATGAGGCACTGTGATAGTCGCGATCTGCAAAATAACAATGCAAGTCAAACAATTAGGTACAACTGTAATTTATTATATCTttggaggggggggggggggaggggggggggaAGAGCCTTCAAATGTACTTATATTATACCTCGTGATGAGTAATGTCTTGATTTCTCTGAATGGCCCCCTGCACCACAAAAGTTCAAGCCAAAAGCTTCAGACAGACGAGCATTTCCATACACAAAGTCATGAAAGGAAGGCAATCAATGGATATATTTTATCAAAGTGGTTGATAAACTCTAGCAACATGACCAACCTGAATCTTTAGCTCTGTCCTTAGAACGATGACTTCGATCTTTGGTCATATCCCTCTCAGCTTCCACTCTGTCTCCCCGATCACGATCCCTGGTTTTTATTCTATCCATGTCCCTCTCTCTTTCCCTATCCCTATCCCTCTCCCTGTCTCTGCTTTTGCTGCGTTCAGTTTTGGATTTCATACACAAATCTTCTCTTTCCTCTATAACAGGCCCGCTCTTagattcatcatcattttctttACAATCCTTAACCTTATCGGTGGCTGTAACGTTTACACCCTTTGATCCAGAAGATTGACTGACTGCTGGTGTCAGTGCCTTTGAATTATATGTATCGGCAATAGTTAGAGGGCTATTATTAAGAACATCCTACATACCAACAATGAAAGTAGAACTGTGTTAGCAATAGAATCTCTAAATCAATATATAGCATCAATTATTTGTTCTACAGTTGGCACTTGCTAAAAAAACAGAGGGAGTAATCACAATAACATATACAGCATGCTGACAAGTAGACAACTACATGTATAGGGGTGGAGGCAAACACAAGAAGTTCATACCTTCAAAACTGGCTGGGACTCCAAATTCGATTTGTTGCTATAGAATGTAAATGAATCTTTACAGACCGGAATATACTGAGCTTTAGGGAGACTATACAGATGAGCAAGAACCCTACAAACCTCAACAATCCCTGATTTTTCAGCATCAAATGCCTTCCACCATGGGGGATTCTCAGGAAGGGGAACATGAAACCGCCTAGCAGCAGCATACACAACACCACAAGCAACAACCTCACTCTTGAATCGAACACACAAAGTTGTACGCAAACTGCTCCAAATAAAAGTTGAGAAATAATAAGAATTAAATAATAGCATAAATAATCTTGAAACTATTCTACTGAAAAGCAACATCATATACCAGTCAAAACAATAAAGCCCTGAAAGCTTGGAGTTGAATCCATTACTAGTTCCAAAGTTCTTTTTTCCTGTCATTTTCTATATTAGCTTTTTTGATATATTCACATATAATGCAAGGCAGCTTTAGGAGTTAGCATCCAAATGCTCCTGCATCACCTTATTAGAGACCCAACTTTTCACATGCTAGACCATTGCAGTTTTCGGGATAAACATGCAACCCGTTTACAGAAAGCACAGCATAAAAATCCACCCCACcaacaaaaattcaaaactCTGGCTCTAAAACAGATTGAGATATGATTATTTTCATAGGGGCAAGGTAACtgtaaacaaacaaacaccTACTTCAGATTCAAACGTTACAACTAACACAAACATATAAAAAGGAAATGCGTTTCTGATGAAAAAGCACCTGTCATTTGCTAAATTCCAGGCTTCTTGCGTTAACTCTGGGGACTGAAAAGTGGCAAGGTAATTCGAAATGAACTTGTGGGGATGCTCAACATGACAAATGAAACCCATCTCTTTCAAAATATGTCTCTCTGTTTTACTCAACTCCACCTTCAAATCTGAATACTCctgtaataataataataataatcttaGAACCATGACTTCTGATCCTATCAACCCAATGAAGATAAGAGGAAACAATGTTGCAACATGATACACATAACACATGAGCTACTGACCTTTGATTGTGGATCCAAATGCTCAATGGGTAAGTTCTCCCTCCTACATTCCATCCTGTGGAAAACAATAATCACCTGTCTAGCTTTCTTAGGACATTCCTCCAGCTTTGATGCAAGCCACAGACAACTAGCAGCAACTTTCTACAAAACAACATCAAATCCATCAAAAGCAAAGCATTAGTAACAAATTACGTATGATATTCCACTTTCTACAATGAATCCTAAAACAATTATTCCTCCCTTCTCGAAACAAGAAACTACATCATCACCCAACCGATTATATAATACTCTTTCATCCCTCTCAAAATCCACACACAGCGACATGGACTTATCGAAGGTGAAAAAACACAACTCGCATAACCAAAACCGATATTTCCTTAATTCTTCATAACATAATAACTTCTCACAAGTTCCATAAATCCAAAAAAAGAGACAAGCAAGCAACTCTGCCGCTACGAAAGTAAAATGTACCTTGACATGGAAGCGCGTAAACGACTTCTTGCAGTAGAAACGATGAAACAACACCTGACCAGTAGCCATCACAGCCTGAGGCCTGCAAATTCATCCCATCAAACCCTCAACTTTTACTTTTGGCACTCCGAGAATCCGAAACAAACATCACAATTGTACAATTACAAACACACAAAAGCAAAAATCAAAAGTCGGAGAAAGAGAAGACATACATTCTGAGCAAAATGCCGCTCTCTTGAATCAAATCACAGCCGTAGATTCTGAGCGTGGTCTCGGTAGCTTCATCTATGCCGTCCCTTCTCGACGGAGAGTTCTCCAGGTCCTCATCGCTCAGGTAGAACGTGTCTATCGCCGTGTATATCATCGCCGAAACCCTAACAAAATCGTCGGCACAgtacaaaatcaaaaccaacGAACAATTGAAACCGAAATTGAATATAAATTAGAGATTTAGCAAATAGTTGATATTGAAATTGAGGGGATTAACGAAGCTGAACCCTAACCTTCGTCGAATCCAGAGAGAGGGAGCTGGAGATCAGTGAGAGCCTTTCTTCTTCGTTTTGGGTTTGAAGCGGAGCTTCTTTTATTATTAGTTCTTCTTTTTCGGGTCGGATCTGGATATGGCCTTTATTTCCTATTGTGGGTTTTCGTAGCGGGCCTATTTTTCGGTGGATAATTGTTGTGTAATTTCAAGAGTCGATAATAATTGTTGTGTAATTatatctctactactataaagccAGCACCCTAAGTTCTAGTAAATTACGAATATCTAAAAATACTCTTTCACATCTTATATTGGCATACACACAAACATGGGTTTTATAGTCAAAACataaatattttcataataataACCGCTCATTTTTCCACTCATAGGGGTGTGAGCAGTTTCTAGTTCTACTTAAGAGTGCAGTTATAAAA contains:
- the LOC126799192 gene encoding cyclin-L1-1 encodes the protein MIYTAIDTFYLSDEDLENSPSRRDGIDEATETTLRIYGCDLIQESGILLRMPQAVMATGQVLFHRFYCKKSFTRFHVKKVAASCLWLASKLEECPKKARQVIIVFHRMECRRENLPIEHLDPQSKEYSDLKVELSKTERHILKEMGFICHVEHPHKFISNYLATFQSPELTQEAWNLANDSLRTTLCVRFKSEVVACGVVYAAARRFHVPLPENPPWWKAFDAEKSGIVEVCRVLAHLYSLPKAQYIPVCKDSFTFYSNKSNLESQPVLKDVLNNSPLTIADTYNSKALTPAVSQSSGSKGVNVTATDKVKDCKENDDESKSGPVIEEREDLCMKSKTERSKSRDRERDRDRERERDMDRIKTRDRDRGDRVEAERDMTKDRSHRSKDRAKDSGGHSEKSRHYSSRDRDYHSASYSSREKDRYRHHPYA
- the LOC126797524 gene encoding protein BONZAI 3 isoform X2 translates to MGGCFSDIKGGKQAIGGAQERPINRDGDVNDAVELFNRSRGVYPLHTQLELSLSATNLLDRDITSKSDPMVVAYVKTADGKLKELGRTEVILNNLSPAWIEKIPVAYHFEVVQQLIFQVYDVDTKYHNVNVKTLKLEDQDFLGEGSCVLSEIVTKQNRSLTLNLNNRSGRGRNLGTLTVHAEETMASKSVVEIKFRCSQLENVDLFSKSDPFLRVSRIVESGGSVPICKTEVVDNNLNPIWKPLSLSMQQFGSKDNPLDIECFDFNSNGNHVLIGKLQKSVADLEKLYKERSGVNFIIPSSHGREKVSKGQLFVDQFIEKQQFSFLDYISSGFELNFMVAVDFTASNRDPRQNDSLHYIDPYGRLNSYQKAITEVGEVIQFYDADKRFPAWGFGGRIGGGPVSHCFNLDGTATGFEVEGVQGIMTAYASALQNVALSGPTLFGPVVNKAAEIAGRSLFQNHNKYYVLLIITDGILTDLQETTDALVRASDLPFSVLIVGVGTADFKQMEILDADDGQRLTSSTGRVATRDIVQFVPMRDVQIQSLLEELPGQFLSYMRCRDIKPLTFNATQPCSPQL
- the LOC126797524 gene encoding protein BONZAI 3 isoform X1; amino-acid sequence: MGGCFSDIKGGKQAIGGAQERPINRDGDVNDAVELFNRSRGVYPLHTQLELSLSATNLLDRDITSKSDPMVVAYVKTADGKLKELGRTEVILNNLSPAWIEKIPVAYHFEVVQQLIFQVYDVDTKYHNVNVKTLKLEDQDFLGEGSCVLSEIVTKQNRSLTLNLNNRSGRGRNLGTLTVHAEETMASKSVVEIKFRCSQLENVDLFSKSDPFLRVSRIVESGGSVPICKTEVVDNNLNPIWKPLSLSMQQFGSKDNPLDIECFDFNSNGNHVLIGKLQKSVADLEKLYKERSGVNFIIPSSHGREKVSKGQLFVDQFIEKQQFSFLDYISSGFELNFMVAVDFTASNRDPRQNDSLHYIDPYGRLNSYQKAITEVGEVIQFYDADKRFPAWGFGGRIGGGPVSHCFNLDGTATGFEVEGVQGIMTAYASALQNVALSGPTLFGPVVNKAAEIAGRSLFQNHNKYYVLLIITDGILTDLQETTDALVRASDLPFSVLIVGVGTADFKQMEILDADDGQRLTSSTGRVATRDIVQFVPMRDVQSGRISVVQSLLEELPGQFLSYMRCRDIKPLTFNATQPCSPQL